The Hyphomicrobiales bacterium DNA window GCGACGCAGAAGATCACCAAGGCCATGCAAATGGTGGCTGCGGCGAAGCTGCGTCGCGCCCAGGACGCGGCGGTCGCCGCGCGGCCCTATGCCGAGCGCATGGACCGCGTGCTCGCCAATCTCGGCGCGCGCGTTGCCGAATCCGCCACCGCATCGCCGATCCTGGTCGGTACGGGCAAGGATCATACGCATCTTCTGGTCGTGGCAACGGCCGACCGCGGGCTCTGCGGCGGCTTCAACACGAACATCGTCAAGCTGGCCCGAGCGCACATCGGCCGGCTCGTGCGGGATGGCAAGCAGGTCAAGATTTTCTGTGTCGGAAAGAAGGGTTACGACTCGCTGCGGCGGGACTACGCGAACCTGATCGTCGAGCGGGTCGATTTTACCGGCCGCAAGCACGTCGATTTCGAGCTGGCCGACAAGATCGGGGCCCGAGTGCGGGAGATGTTCGCGGCCGGTGCGTTCGACATCTGCACGCTCTTTTTCTCCGAGTTCGAGTCCATCATTTCGCAGAAGCCGACTCCGCTCCAGCTGATCCCGGCGCGCCTTCCCGTGGTGGCCGACGCCGGCAAGCCGGCCTCCAGTGGCGCGGCCGCAGACAACGAGTACGAGCCTTCGGAGGAGGAAATCCTCGAGGACCTGCTGCCGCGCAACGTGTCGACGCAGGTCTTTCGGGCGCTGCTCGAGAATGCCGCCTCCGAGCAGGGCGCCCGGATGAGCGCGATGGACAACGCGACGCGTAACGCCGGCGACATGATCGGTCGCCTGACGCTCCAGTACAACCGGACCCGCCAGGCCAAGATCACGACGGAGCTGATCGAGATCATTTCGGGTGCCGAGGCACTCTGAGGCTCGGGGTCGAGGGGCCTTGCCGCGCTAGGCGTGCGGTGTGTGCTCGTGACAGTGAGCGGTGACGACGAACTTTGAATTGCTGAAGTGCGGCGGCTGGCGATGTCGCCCGGCAGGTGAGGATGAGGGACATGGCAAAGGCGATTGGCCGCATCAGGCAGGTGACGGGCGCGGTGGTGGACGTTCAGTTCGACGACCATCTGCCGGCCATCCAGAACGCGCTCGTGACGCAGAACGGCGATCGCCGTCTGGTCCTCGAGGTCGCACAGCACCTCGGCGAGAACACCGTACGCACGATCGCGATGGACGCGACCGAGGGCCTGGTGCGCGGCCAGGATGTCGAGGATACGGGCAACGCCATCGCGGTGCCGGTCGGCGAAGGCACGCTCGGACGCATCATGAACGTCATCGGTGAGCCCGTGGACGAGGCCGGCGCCATCGTCCATTCCGAGACGCGGCCAATCCATGCGGC harbors:
- a CDS encoding F0F1 ATP synthase subunit gamma encodes the protein MASLKDLRNRIASVKATQKITKAMQMVAAAKLRRAQDAAVAARPYAERMDRVLANLGARVAESATASPILVGTGKDHTHLLVVATADRGLCGGFNTNIVKLARAHIGRLVRDGKQVKIFCVGKKGYDSLRRDYANLIVERVDFTGRKHVDFELADKIGARVREMFAAGAFDICTLFFSEFESIISQKPTPLQLIPARLPVVADAGKPASSGAAADNEYEPSEEEILEDLLPRNVSTQVFRALLENAASEQGARMSAMDNATRNAGDMIGRLTLQYNRTRQAKITTELIEIISGAEAL